The Thamnophis elegans isolate rThaEle1 chromosome Z, rThaEle1.pri, whole genome shotgun sequence DNA window CCGCCTTCCGGCAGCCGTTCCATGTGCCAAATCCCTCCGTACACATTCCTCCTGGTTTTCCCCAAACCTTCCCTTAGTCAGGCCTCGCCTGCCCAGCCGCCACCTACCAGCAGGCTTGCTCTAATCCACCTCCATCGGATGCACCCCCTCGCCCCATCCTACCTGTTCCGTTGGATCCACCTTCAGAGGTAGGCCCAGATGATGTCACCCGGAGCTACactcccttcagggaggagctTCTACAGGGACCTCTTACCCCATGGACACGCCTAGAACGCCTCAGTTCCAGAGGTGTCGTCAACGGGGTAAGAGGTCCCTTTTACAATGCCCACTCAGCCACTATAAACCACAGTACTGACTATTGTAATGATTCATAGATGCCTGTTGTCTTGGTTACCCTGGTGATAGAAGAACCAGTGACTAACCCTTACTACTGCTGCAAGCTACACCTAAAATAGCATCTGCCACACCATCTAGTCAAGGCCCTGGAGCTTGCCTACAGAAGTGCctacagaaatttcagaagctctaaATGTTAATACGAGGCGAaggtgactctcaaagaaaaaatgtcAACAAAGAGAAAATGCATGAGATGGAGGTGCAGATGGAAGAaactagagaaatttcagaagctctgaaggttaatATGAGGCCAAAGGTGACTGTACAGCAAACCATTTCAGCTTGTGACCAATCACAAGCCGCTACTGGGCCTGCTCACTGGCGACTGCCAAACCCTACAAGTTTTGTCCCCTCACATGCTGTGCTGGACTGTGAGCCTAGCTCCATAAAGCCACCTCCTGCATTGGCCAGGTAAGACATATAGCCACGCCGAAATCCTCAGCCAATGCTCATTCCTGAGTGTTGTGGAGGATCCAGCTCCAGAATCATCTATCTTATTAATTGAAGACCTGCTGTCCGGTCCCATTACAGCATCAGAGATCACTGCACATTCCCTGAAGGACCGAGTCATCGTCCAAATGCTCAActgtgtgtggagggggtggccgaAGGAGCCGGTCAGCACAGAGTTCCTTGTCTTCCCTACCTGGCTACATGAGCTGTCAACTCAATGGGGCTATCTACTCTGGGGGAGTCATGTGGTGGTACCCCAGAGGTGGCAACAGCCAACAGGCCAAAGGGAAAGGGTCCATACAAAAGAAAAGTTGATGGACTAATTATTTCAGAAACCTCCAAAAACATAAACTTTGTGAAAAATCATCGATTTGTTGGACTTCATTGTGAAAGACTTTTAGGAAGCATCATAACAAATTTTGAAGAAAAGTCTAATGGACTgagaacatttaaaaacaagtaGCCAATTGCAAGACACCATGAATAAATTATaatgtttacattttttgatGCCAGAGTACTAGGATTTTTCAGAAGTAGTAATATCATGGACAGCAGCTAAGGAACAACTGCATACATTTGGTGACATTTTCAATTACAACGTTAACatcaacaactacagtgatttttTGAAGTATGTGTTAAAAGATTCGAAGAACTATGCAATTCCTGAaatgttaaaaaagcaaaagagatTGTCAGAACAATTGCTGTCAGTTGTTCAGAAGCGGAAAGGGGTTTCTCAGtattaagtcctcggacttacgaatgacagcttggCAACAGCCAGGCGCACCGGAGCCAATCAGATGCAACCTGCAGTTGCCAGGCTGTCAAATGTGCGGCTATTGgtttccctgtctgacagctccgtataaatagctgtcagacagggagggggTGCCGGTCTACTGTTCTTGTTGCGAATGCCTGTGAATAAAAGTTGGTTGAGTTAAATTACCTCAGATGCCTCCCGTCTGGttcttctagggcagtgtttttcaaccactgtgccgcggcacactagtgtgccgcggcacagtgtgaggtgtgccgtgggaaaaacacttgccccccctcctccccctcctcccccaaaaatcatttttaaaatgcgCTTTCTGAACTCGGCCTCTGTTGTCTTGGGAGCCTTCGGGGGCGAATTCGCTTAATCTCCCGCCGCCGTCGTCcctttcacccgaaccagagctaGGGCAAACCCCGTGGCCGTTGCACACGTGCGTGATCCTATTTTCTCCAGGGGACGACGAGCCCGAGGAAGAGGGAGCCGCGCAAGGGTGGGGCTTGTCATTGCAGGCTCTGGGCTGACCCTGCCTGAGAGCAGCTGCAGCTGCAAgccaagagaaattgagagagagggaatgtgcACGTTgcgctctccagaagggctaggagTGGGTCCGGCGGCTAAGGCTAAGCAACGCGCGGTCTTCGCCGGGACTGACAGCTGCggcgaaagcagcccccaccagccggccctcgcttttgtctgctgggtagtgaaggcggcggaggaggaggaggaggaggaggaggaagcatccCGGCATCGCTGcttgcctttcccgctctgtgcgtgggagaatgtgtgtgtgtgtgtgtgagagagagaggtaatttataaaatcccttccccctccagccattcttcccctttcctacaactgacattggttttttttaaaaaaaattgtgacggaggctgtttgcttcaacgTGGCTTGCCTCGTCTTTTGGGGCGGGAGGAGGGCTCTGCCATAATTCCACATTCCCATGTTGTCCTATTGCAAGTAgattcggtgtgtgtgtgtcagggtggaaggaaaattgaagtaagaTTATAAGCACAGTTGTAGTTTTAGTAGTTTTATTTAGAGGCaatttcacttaataaccaagttgccagttccaattgtggttgctaaatacTGCAGTGATGGACAAGTTTTTGAAAAGGAAGGAACTGGACTCTGAACAAAATTTGCAGCCAGATGAGAGCCCAAGTATgagtggggatcaaaagaaagcaaagatggttAGCTCAAGCAAATTCTCTGGCACAAGGCAATATAGCGAAagctatatttcatttggatttactTTCACTGGAGATGCAAAGAAACCAACTCCACTGTGCGTGGTGTGTGGTGAAAAGCTATCTAACAGTGCTATGGTCCCAAGTAAACTTAAACGCCATCTCCAAACGAAACACCCTTTGCTTCAAAATAAGAATGCGGACTATTTTGTTCACCTGCGTGAAAACACGGAGAAACAGGCAACTTTAATGAGAAAAACCACAAAGGTAAATGAAAGAGCTCTTAAAGCTAGCTATCAAGTTGCTGAACTTATAGCCAAGTCAAAAAAGTTGCACACCGTGGCAGAGACATTAATACTTCCCGCCTGCAAAGCTATTGTAGAGGAGATGCTAGGACCTGAAGCAGCTAAGGAAATAGCCAAAGTCCCACTCTCAGACAACACAATTTCCAGACGTATTAATGCCATGTCTGCAGACATCGAAAGTGTGGTTTTGGAAAAGATCCTttataagtgagaaatttgcaTTGCAACTTGACGAGTCTACTGATATCAGTGGACATGCTCAACTTTTGGCCAATGTGCGTTTTGTGGATGGTGATGCAATTAGAGAAAACTTCTTTTTTTGCAAGGCATTGCCAGAAAAAACAACAGGAGAAGAAATTTTTCAGGTCACATCAGAATACCTTGAACAAGGAGGACTTAAGTGGGAAAACTGCACAAGTGTCTGCACCGATGGAGCTGCAGCCATGGTCGGGCGCACCAAAGGCTTTGTAAGCAGAGTGAAGGAAAGAAATCCAGATGTGATTGTTACACATTGTTTTTTACACCGTGAGGCCCTCGTAGCCAAGACTTTACCAGCAGACCTAGTTCCTGTGTTGGATGATGTTGTGCGCATGGTAAACTTTGTAAAGTCACGACCCGTGCAAAGTCGCATATTTGCAGCTTTGTGTGAGGAGATGGGAGCGAAGCATAAAACCTTGCTGTTTCATACGGAGGTCCGGTGGTTGTCGCGTGGCAAGGTCTTGGTTCGTGTGTATGAGCTGCGGGAGGAACTTAAAGTGTTTCTGACAAATGAGAGGTCAGATTACGCAAAGCTGCTTGCAAGTGATGAGTGGTGTGCAAGGCTGGCATACCTGGCAGATATTTTTCATCATCTGAATGAACTGAACACATGAATGCAAGGCCGAAATGAAAACCTGCTTACAAGTACAGATAAAATAAATGGATTCCGTTCAAAGGTGCAACTCTGGCATCAACACGTGGAAAGTGGCAATCTTGAAATGTTCACACTCACCAAGCAATGGCAAAGTGTTCACACTGCTGCACTGTGTGAGATAATagttaaacatttaaaaactctCGAGGAGAAGTtgtcattttatttctcttcagtCTCCACTGAATGCCTTGA harbors:
- the LOC116521226 gene encoding zinc finger BED domain-containing protein 5-like, producing MVGRTKGFVSRVKERNPDVIVTHCFLHREALVAKTLPADLVPVLDDVVRMVNFVKSRPVQSRIFAALCEEMGAKHKTLLFHTEVRWLSRGKVLVRVYELREELKVFLTNERSDYAKLLASDEWCARLAYLADIFHLTSTDKINGFRSKVQLWHQHVESGNLEMFTLTKQWQSVHTAALCEIIVKHLKTLEEKLSFYFSSVSTECLDWVRDPFSSASIGGKDMTLQEQEELTELRQNRGFKLRFADLPLDSFWLDTAKEFPVLANKAILTLLPFSTTYLCEMSFSSLTAIKTKDRERLRAVDEELRVCLSSIPAKISALCSEKQAQVSH